The genomic window AGGACATCATCGTCTGCCGCGCGTTCCGCTCGGGCCGGATCGAGACCGGGGTGCAACCGACCTGGGTCCCGGGCGAGGTCCTCGCCGTGCCGATCACCTACGCCACGTCGGGCGAGGCGAGCCGCGTCATCGGCACGCTGGCCCTGGCAGAGCGGAGCGGCGGCGGCGCGTTCACGCGCGAGGAAACCAAGCTCGTCGCCGCCGTGGCCACGCAGATCGGGGCCGCGCTGGAGAATGCACGCCTCGTGGCCTCCGAGCACGGGCGCCAGCGCCTCGAGCGGGAACTCGAACTGGCCCACGACCTCCAGCTCAAGCTGATGCCGACACCGGCCGTGCTGCGTGGCGAGGCCGATGTCGCCGTGGAGTCGCGGGCCGCAGAGTCGCTCGGTGGCGACTTCTACACCTTCTCGCGTCTCGGCGTCGGGCGCATCGGCGTCATGCTCGGCGACGTCTCGTCGCACGGCTTCTCCGCGGCGCTGATCGCGGCGCAGGTGATGGCCGCCGCGGGCATCTACGCTAACGCGACGACGCCGCCCGATGAGACCCTCGGGCTGTTGCGCGACTCGCTCGCCGACGAGCTCGCGACCACCGAGATGTACCTGACCACCTTCTACGGGGTGCTCGATCCGACCGCGGGTCGACTGACGTACACCAACGCCGGCCATCCCTACGCGTATCGCCTGCCGCGCTTCGGCCCGGCCGAACGGCTCGCGCCGACGGCGCCGCCGCTCGGGTTGGTGGACGAATCCCGCTTCGGTCGGCGCGTGGTGCCGTGGCACTTCGCCGCCGACACGCTGGTGCTCTTCACCGACGGCTTGATCGATCAGCCCAACGCCGAGGGGGAACGCTACGGCGAGGCGCGGATCATCGCGCAGCTCGAGGAGGGCCGTGGCCGGACGCCGGAGCAGTTGGTGCGCGCGGTGATGGATGACGTCATGGAGTGGGGCGGGGCACCGACCGACGACTGCACCCTCCTTGTGTTGCGCATGTGAGAGTACGCGCCGACAAGTCACTGGGGCAGCACTTCCTCACCAATCCCGAGCTGCTCGCCAAG from Gemmatimonadota bacterium includes these protein-coding regions:
- a CDS encoding SpoIIE family protein phosphatase, which translates into the protein MFLEVVPLEGHRDDDLPARLLPIVQVILDAERNAVELTGELAARYEEIDLLYTIGELLGRARSVDDVAALILREVTAVVGARRAALRIYDAETRMLSTVASLGVTDETVPPAVSVDEQDIIVCRAFRSGRIETGVQPTWVPGEVLAVPITYATSGEASRVIGTLALAERSGGGAFTREETKLVAAVATQIGAALENARLVASEHGRQRLERELELAHDLQLKLMPTPAVLRGEADVAVESRAAESLGGDFYTFSRLGVGRIGVMLGDVSSHGFSAALIAAQVMAAAGIYANATTPPDETLGLLRDSLADELATTEMYLTTFYGVLDPTAGRLTYTNAGHPYAYRLPRFGPAERLAPTAPPLGLVDESRFGRRVVPWHFAADTLVLFTDGLIDQPNAEGERYGEARIIAQLEEGRGRTPEQLVRAVMDDVMEWGGAPTDDCTLLVLRM